CAATAGTTACGGGTGGGGACGCCGGCGGGGCCGGCCTCCACTCCCTTGTGGAACTGCGCGCCTAAGCGGGCTGCGCGATGACGGGCTCGCCCAGCGGGACAAGTGTCCCGCTGTCCCAGGTGAATACTTTCACGGTGTATGCCTCCGTCAGCTTTGACGTGTCGAACGCCAGCGTGCGGACGGCCAGGCCGCCGGCGCTCACAAGGCTCTCGGCGCCGGCCGTCTGCAGCAGCCGGCCGCTGGCCGCGTCATACGCCGCCGCTATCAGCCGGACGGATTGGACTTCCTCCGTGTTGTTGATGACGGACACGGACACGGCGCCGTCCTTGAGCGCGGCGTCCGTGTACAGGCCGGGCGCGATATCCAGTTGGTAGCGCGCCAGGCTGGACGGATCGCCGATGTCGTTGTACACGTCGAAATAGGTGCCGTCGGCCTTTCGGCGCTGGTACGTGAACGTCACAGTGAACGGCTCCGCGGGGGACAGTATCCTCAGCGTGCCGCCGCCGACGCCGCCGGACACATATTCGGCGGCGTCTGGGTCGCTGACCGCCACGGCGACCCTGTTCGCCGTGCTGCTTAAAGCCAGCGCGCCGCCGTCCGCGTTTTTGACGGCAAACGAGAGCGCAAGGCCGCTCTGCGATTCCGAGAAGGCCACGGACACGCGGTAAGGCGCCGTGCCCGACGGGACCGGCTGGTCGCCCAGGGTCTGTTTCACGCGCAAAATCGGGTGGCCGTCCCCGTCCAGGTTCTGCGTGTCAAAGACGACCTCGTCGGTGTACAGGTACCGGCCGCCGGTGTTCGTGGGCCGCGCGTGATAGACATGGTAGAGTTCCGTGCCGTCCGGCGAGTTGACGAAGGAACCGTGCCCGGTGCTGTATACGCTCCTGCCTTCGGTCTCGGTCATCTTGACGATGGGGTTGCCGGCGTACTTCTTCCAGGGCCCCAGCGGGTCGTCGGCCACGGCATAGCCCTCGCCATACCAAATGTTGGCATAATTGTTGCAGGAATAGACCATGTAATACTGGCTGCGCGCCTCGCCGTCGAGGGTATACGTGAATTTCATGGTAGTGGAACCTTCAGCCCAGCGCCGGTCCTTGTTCGCTCCGTTTGTCGAGGCGAAGTCGTCCACATGGGCGTTTTCCCACGCCTGCGGTTCGTCTCTGTAGCTGATCACCGGCACAAACCCGTCTTTACGCGCGGAGGAAGTGTCGTTTAGAGGCTTGTTTGCGTTGATATAGGACGCATCCACCGTAGGCATGACCGGTTCGTTGGCGTTCCACCAGCCCGTTGTCATCTTGACAGCGTAGATGTTGGACTCCTCAATGTACTTGCCCAGCGTGGTGTCCCACACCCAGTTGCGGTAGGCGTTGCGCGAATAGTACAGGTATATATCGCCGTTGTCGTCAAAGAAGACATTGGGGTCGATGAACGGCAGATAAACGCCCAGCGGTGCGGTCTCTCCCTCCGCAAGGGTTGTAGGAGGCGATTTTTGGGTGGCGTCCATAATCAGGTTGACGTCGTGGTAGTTCGGGTCGTACGGATAGTAGTCGATGGGCGCTTTTTCGATGTTGTAAAACGGGCCTTCCGGTGATTTCGATACGGCGACGCCTGTCTTACAGGCTTCTTCAAAACTGGTAAAGCCGAAGTGCGTCAGTTTGTCCTCGTTGCGGGTCATGCGCCCGGCATAAAACAGGTAATAGTACCCGTTGTTCGGGTTGTAGTAGCACTCGGGCGCCCAGAACCAGTCGTTTGCCCATGTGTTCGGATCGTTTGTAGGGATCGCGCCGGACAGCCTTTCCCATGTGGTGAGATCCGCCGACCTGTAGATGCCGAATCGGTACCCCGATCTGGCTCCATCCGTGGAGTACGCGTAATAATAGCCGCTGGCCGCATCATACAGGACGTATGGGTCGGCCCCCTGAGACGACGCGTCGTTGTGGAACGTCGCGTTTGTCACTGTATATTCCGAACTGTCATAGACCTCAAACTTGGCGATGGTCATCGCGCCTGTCTCCTGAGAATACGGCGTGGCGTTTTCCATGCCGACGCGCACCCGGGAAGCGATCACGCGGTCAAAGGTGATTTTCGAGGCGGCAAGCGTTTCTGTCGCCAGTTGCGTCTTTTGGTTGGCTGCGTCAACCCACGCGAATCCGTCCCAATACTGCACGCTCAGGGATTTTGGTATATTCGAACCGGGGCCGGCTGTGCTTGCGGCGTCGATGACGAAGTACAGATCGATTTCCGCGAAAGTCTTTGGGCTCGGCCAATAGACCTCGACAAATTCATACGGGCGGGCATCCTTAACCAGCCGCACCACCTTGCCCGCCGCGTTCGACGTGCTGGTTGTATACTTATTTGTCCACCTAGATGTGGTATTTCCGTTTAGCATATTGTTGGGATAATTCGTGCCGCTGGTATAAGAGGCTGTCGCCAGTGCGCCCATGTCTGAAACGGTGGCGGTATTTATCGCCGCCGTGTTCAGCGCGATGTTGTCGGCGGAAGCGGTTCCATCAATCGTGATGACCGCCCTGGCAGGTAAATCGACGCCATTCTCCGTCAGTGGAACCGTTCCGGAAACCTCAATGGTTTTGGACGCCGTAAAATCCGCGGCCTTGATGTTGTCCCAAACGGCTTTTTTGACCAGTGTGATCCCGCTGTCGTATGTCACGTTTACGGCTGTCGGAATCGCCGGTACGCGGCCGACGGCCGTCGTGAGCACGAGCTCGGAGACGCGGACCGGTGTGCCGAGAGGTTCCGGCGCGCAGACAGCCGTGTAATCGCCGTTTCCGTCGTCCGTGGCCCTGACCGTGATCGTCGACGGCGCCATATACTCGGACGAAGCTGTGACCGTTATGTCGCCGGCGTCGTGATCCGACTGGATGACGACGAGGGCTCTACCGTTGAAGGCGGAGCGTTCCGAGTGCGTATTTTTTTCCACGCCTTCCCATTTGTACGGCTCGGCGCTCTCCTGTTGCCCGTTGTCCACACCGACAATGTAACCGCCCGTGACGTCGAATTTGATGCGCTGGCCGGCTGACGGCAGCGTCACGCCGTTTTCATCCACGACATCGCATTCAATGTAGGCGAGGCTGCGGCCATCCGCCTTAATCACGGACTTGTCGGCTTTCATGCGGATCGTATACGCCTGTCCCGCCGTTTTGATCACGTCGGCGGCCACTTCGCGTCCATCCACGTCTGTCGCGACGACTTTCAGTTCGCCCGGCGCAAAAGGTACATGCCATGTGAGATGCAGTTTGCCGTATTCGCCGTTGGGACTCACATAACCGCCGGGATTGATGTCGCTCTGGTTGTTTGCCAGCACATTGCCGCCGGATGAATCCTGCGTCGGTTCGTGCGTCTCATAGTATTTCAATCCGAACTCCGTTGTTTTCAGGGCAAAACTCCGCTCTCCCAACGATACGCCGTTCAGGAATAGTTCGGCCTTCACCGCGTTTGTGTACACCCAGACCTCGACATCCTCTCCCGGGCGCCAGTCGTTCCAGTTCATCGGAACAATGTGCGCGAACGGGTCTTGGGACCACTGACTTTTGTATGCGTAATACGCATCTTTTGGGAATCCCGCCGTGTCGACGGCGCCAAACAACGAAACGCCGACGGGATAAACGCCAAACGGAGTGGGCTCGCCGATATAGTCGAAGCCGCTCCATACGAACGAGCCAATGAAGTGCTCGCGGTCACGCGCCCGTTTCAACCCGTATTCATGCGGATATGTCCAGCTGGACAGGTTGTTGTCGTACGAAGACGTGCCCCTGTGTCCCGGCGTCATATCCTGCATGGTATTGGGCAGCGACGGGTCGTAATAATAACCGCGCACGCTCGTTTGAGACGCGGCCTCTGAACAGAAGAAGAACGTATCCGGATACGCCGCGTGCAGCAAGTCGCTTGTCGCCGCGAGGTTATAGTTTGTGCCAATACCGTCCACGACCGCGTTGATATAACCCCAAACGGT
This region of Oscillospiraceae bacterium genomic DNA includes:
- a CDS encoding family 43 glycosylhydrolase; protein product: MSMKKAVSLVMSLMMCLSMTSMFSAYVSAAPDGASEDAAIVTEQIDEAGAPCVIDFNDNWKFFLATRTPSVAQGANNAANFRLYGLADAGGVTTADVITPAFNDSAWRTVTVPHDFSIEGEKVSGGTSANHGYIGAGLGWYRKTFVVSESLRSKTITIDFEGVYQNSVVYVNGTLVGNYPNGYTGFSYDITEFLHYGTAAPNVVVVKVQNMSPSGRWYTGTGITRPVSLVVTEQQARYARHGVVITTPTIENDFKTKSPAVRVTAKAYVGAKGSLSIKTNVYDASGALVLSSDSAPVICGAEGTYQLDDNFVLSDVHLWSTDDPYRYTITADLFFDAGGGPVLVDSAAYKYGFRYFQADPEKGFFVNGEHLKLNGVNNHHDVGALGGVESYDALKRELLICKSMGINALRTSHNPPSKACIDLCSELGIVVVEEAFDGWGGTKAAYDFGNFFLVEVPSDWPGAPEAQPAHTMWSDWVIKEMVSRDINEPSVAMWSLGNELNGVGTKPAWYDWHDYLLPGDPVPTSFARGETDTNTATTNINFNYYGETLRLRNDIKSLDLSRYIVHGTDKEKPSAPAPDTVWGYINAVVDGIGTNYNLAATSDLLHAAYPDTFFFCSEAASQTSVRGYYYDPSLPNTMQDMTPGHRGTSSYDNNLSSWTYPHEYGLKRARDREHFIGSFVWSGFDYIGEPTPFGVYPVGVSLFGAVDTAGFPKDAYYAYKSQWSQDPFAHIVPMNWNDWRPGEDVEVWVYTNAVKAELFLNGVSLGERSFALKTTEFGLKYYETHEPTQDSSGGNVLANNQSDINPGGYVSPNGEYGKLHLTWHVPFAPGELKVVATDVDGREVAADVIKTAGQAYTIRMKADKSVIKADGRSLAYIECDVVDENGVTLPSAGQRIKFDVTGGYIVGVDNGQQESAEPYKWEGVEKNTHSERSAFNGRALVVIQSDHDAGDITVTASSEYMAPSTITVRATDDGNGDYTAVCAPEPLGTPVRVSELVLTTAVGRVPAIPTAVNVTYDSGITLVKKAVWDNIKAADFTASKTIEVSGTVPLTENGVDLPARAVITIDGTASADNIALNTAAINTATVSDMGALATASYTSGTNYPNNMLNGNTTSRWTNKYTTSTSNAAGKVVRLVKDARPYEFVEVYWPSPKTFAEIDLYFVIDAASTAGPGSNIPKSLSVQYWDGFAWVDAANQKTQLATETLAASKITFDRVIASRVRVGMENATPYSQETGAMTIAKFEVYDSSEYTVTNATFHNDASSQGADPYVLYDAASGYYYAYSTDGARSGYRFGIYRSADLTTWERLSGAIPTNDPNTWANDWFWAPECYYNPNNGYYYLFYAGRMTRNEDKLTHFGFTSFEEACKTGVAVSKSPEGPFYNIEKAPIDYYPYDPNYHDVNLIMDATQKSPPTTLAEGETAPLGVYLPFIDPNVFFDDNGDIYLYYSRNAYRNWVWDTTLGKYIEESNIYAVKMTTGWWNANEPVMPTVDASYINANKPLNDTSSARKDGFVPVISYRDEPQAWENAHVDDFASTNGANKDRRWAEGSTTMKFTYTLDGEARSQYYMVYSCNNYANIWYGEGYAVADDPLGPWKKYAGNPIVKMTETEGRSVYSTGHGSFVNSPDGTELYHVYHARPTNTGGRYLYTDEVVFDTQNLDGDGHPILRVKQTLGDQPVPSGTAPYRVSVAFSESQSGLALSFAVKNADGGALALSSTANRVAVAVSDPDAAEYVSGGVGGGTLRILSPAEPFTVTFTYQRRKADGTYFDVYNDIGDPSSLARYQLDIAPGLYTDAALKDGAVSVSVINNTEEVQSVRLIAAAYDAASGRLLQTAGAESLVSAGGLAVRTLAFDTSKLTEAYTVKVFTWDSGTLVPLGEPVIAQPA